The Rhizobium sp. Pop5 genome segment ATTGCCCGCGATCGAGTCGATTCGGACGAGGCGGGGCCGGCCCATCGTCAGGGTGCCGGTCTTGTCGAAGGCCACGATGTCCGCGTCGGCCAGTCTTTCGAGCGCCGAACCGTCCTTCACCACGATGCCCCTGCGGAAAAGTTCTCCGGCGGCGACCACCTGGACCACCGGTACAGCAAGGCCCAATGCGCAGGGGCATGTGATGATCAGCACCGCGACCGCGACCAGCATGGCCTGTTTCCAATCGCCCCCAAGCAAGCCCCAGGCGAGAAAGGAGGCCAGCGCCAACAGGTGCACGGCGGGAGAATAAAGTGCTGCGGCGCGATCGGCGACCCGGCGATAACGAGCCCTGCCGCCCTCGGCCGCTTCCATCAGGCCGATGATCTCGGAAAGAAGCGAATCCCTTGCCACTTTGGTCGCCCGCAGGACGAGCGAACCGGTCAGGTTCATCGCACCCGAATTCAGCGCGCTGCCTGCGGCGACGGCGACCGTGCTGCTTTCACCGGTGACGATGGAGAGGTCAACATCGCTCTCGCCGCTGACGATCATGCCATCGACGGGAATGCGTCGGCCGGCGGCAATCGCGATGTTATCCCCGACGGCGATCTCTTCGACCGGGATGTAGTGCCGCGACCCGTCCGGCATCATCAGCTGCGCCCCGCGCGGCGCCAGTCTGGCAAGCCCGTTGATCGCGGCGCGGGCTTTTTCCCGCATTACATGATCGAGGGTTCTGCCGATCAGCAGGAAGAACAGCAGAGACACCGACGCGTCGAACCAGGCATGTTCGCCATGGTGCATGGTTTCCCATAGGGAGACCGCATAGGACAGCGTCACTGCAAGCGAGATCGGAACATCCATGTTGGTGCGCCTACGCTTGAGCCCGCTCCAGGCCGATTTGAAGAAGAAGCGTCCACCATAAACCAGCGCCGGCGCCGCGATCATCGCCGAGATCCAGTGAAACATGTCGCGCGTGGCCGCATCGGCGCCCGACCATACCGACACCGAGAGCATCATGATGTTGGCGGCCGCAAAGCCGGAAACTCCAATCGCCAGCAGTAGCTGGTTCCGGATCCTGTCGGTTTCGGGTGCTGTCGACGTGATGAGATGGGCGCGGTATCCGGCCAAGGTGATCGCGGCGAGGATTTCGGAGGGATCGGTCGCCTTCGCCTCGATCTCTTCCTGATAGACGCAGGTGACACGCCTGGCGGTGAGATTGACCCGGGCTTTCCTGACGAACGCAAGCGCCGACAGCGCTTTTTCGAGGGTCAATATGCAGCCGCCACAGTGGACGTCGGGCACGCTGAGGTCGACCTGGCGTAACCCAGCCCCGAGCGGGTGGCTTGCAAGGCATACCTCCTCGGCGCTGGCGGATGTCGCGCTGAGGCCGAGAACGCTTTCCGCATCCATCGAGCAGCAGGTCATTGGCGGAACTCCGTGGTGTCGAAGCGTTTGGCCTCATGCATGACGACCGCCCCGTTCATTCTCGATATGGCCTCGACGATCCAGTCGCCGGCGACAACCTGGTGATCGGCTTCGAACCGCCCTTCGCCCGTCTTCCGGAGGGTCACGCGGAAATCCTCATGATCGCCGACGGGCCGTTTGAAGTTCAGCGTGACATCATCGATGATCGCAGGCGTGCCGGCCTTGTCGTGGATGTCGTAACGGATTTGGCTGCCCTTAACGACGAGCGCGCCCTCGACGCCGGAGGCGGCCATTGCCTTCATCGCTGCCGCCCTGGTGTTGAATTCCTGGCTGGCCACATAGGTGTTTTCCACGACGATGCCACTCCAGCTGGACGCAGCATAGAAGGCCATGGTGGCGTTTACGGCGATCACTACGGCGAAGAATGCCGAGGTGGCAAGCAGCACGTGCAAGCCGGTAAAGCCCTGAGTAGAAGTCTTCATTTCACGTCTCCCGGCGCGTTGAACGCCGCGCGATAGCTCGCCCGGTCGGCTTGACCTGCGTCTTGACCTATATCTTCGATGACGAAGAGGAATTCGTTGATCTCTGCCCCGTCTGGGGCGCGCGTGACGAAGACCTTGAGCGTCGTGGCGGCGTCGGGTTCGACGTGAGCGGTGAAGCTGCGGGCATCCTGCCTGCCGAACTCGGGAATGCGCATTGTGCCCCCCTCCAGCCCGACGAGGGTGATGGTCACGTCCCGCGGCTTCGGCACCATGTTGAGGACACGCAGCGTGTAGCCGTTTCGGATGGAGCCGTCGCTTTCCAGAACATATTGAGGGTTCCGGTCGTGGATAACGTTGAGCCTGAGCCGATCGCGGAAGGTGAGATGGACGACCATGGCGATGCCGATCGATGCCCAGACGACACCGTAGAAGACGATTCTTCGGCGGAAGATGATGCGCCAGTCGAAATTCCGGACAGCTGGCATGAAGCTTCCGTCGTCGTTTCGGACATTGGAGGGCTGGATGGCTGTCCGTCCTCCGTCAGTAGCAAGCGACATGTTGCTCGAATATTCCTTGAGCGTCGCATAGGCGATCAGGCCGTGTGGCTTTCCGAGCTTGTCCATGACGCCGCCACAGGCGTCGATGCAGAGGGCGCATGTGATGCATTCCATCTGCTGGCCGTCGCGGATGTCGATCCCCATCGGGCAGACGGCGACGCAGGCATTGCAGTCCACGCAATCGCCCACCGGCAGACCCTGAGCCTTCTTGCCATGGCGCGACCGCTGCTCGCCCCGCCAGTCGTTGTAGGTGACAACAAGCGAATTCTCATCAAGCATCGCGCCCTGAATGCGCGGCCACGGACACATATAGGTGCATGTCTGTTCGCGCATGAGGCCGCCAAGCACATAGGTCGTCGCGGTCAGGGTGGCGATCGTGGCATACGCCGCGGCAGGAGCGCTGCCGTCAAACAGTGAAGCCGCCAGGCTCGGCGCGTCGGCAAAATAGAAGATCCATGCTCCGCCCGTGGCGACGGCGATCAGCAGCCAGATCGCGTGCTTGATCACCCGCTTCCTGAGCTTGTCGAAAGTGAAGGGGTCGGCATCGAGCTTCATCCGAGCGTTTCGGTCGCCTTCGACAGCGCGTTCGACGACGAGAAAGAGATCGACCCAGACGGTCTGCGGACAGGCATAGCCACACCAGGCGCGGCCGACAGCGGCGGTGAGGAGAAAGAGGCCGAAGCCCGCCATGACGAGCAGGCCCGCCACATAGTAGAATTCCTGCGGCCAGATCTCGATGAAGAAAAAGAAGAAGCGCCGCGAGGCGAGGTCGACGAGGATTGCCTGATTGGGCGCATAGGGACCGCGGTCCCAGCGAATCCACGGCGCGAGGTAATAGGTGCCAAGCGTGAGCAGCATCAAGACCCATTTGAACCGGCGAAAGGGCCCTTCGGCTCGTTTCGGAAAGATCTTCTTGCGCGGCGCATAGAGAGGCTGGCGGTTGCGCCGGGCGTTGACCGGTTCGACGCGAACGTGGTCAACGTCATTTAGATTAGGGCGGGTATAGAGATTCATAGGACCTGTCCGATTTTCACCACTCTTTTCCCAGCCGTGGCGCATCCGTTCCTTGATGCAGATCAAGAACGACCGTGCAGAAGCGAAAAGGCCACGCCCCAGAGTAAGGGCGTGGCCGGAGGACAGCGGCGGAGAAACCGCTGGGACGTCCTCCACAGGAGCTGAAACTATCGGCTCGTCTGCTTGTGGTCTTTGAGGCAGATCAAACTCACCATCGAATTGCCGATTTTTGCCGGGTCGTCCTGCTCCGAAGACGCAGGCATCTGTTGGGCGCGGGCTGAGACACGCGATCGGATAACAGCACGCGGCGCGCCGTAGAGACGGAGGATCGGATTGCGGTCGTGGGCTGTCATGTCTTTTCTCCTTACATGCCGCCGCCGAGCGCATGAACGAAAATAGTAAGCTCGTTGACCGTTGTGTCCCCCAGGCGCGCTGCCCAGGCAGGCATTACGCCATGTTTGGGAGAGGCAACCTGACGAAGGATGGCGTCTTCACCCCGCGACTTCAGCCAGATTGCGTCGGCGAGATCCGGCGCACCCATTTCCACCTTTCCTTTGGCGTCCTCGCCGTGACATGGGGCGCAATTGTCTAAGAAAACCTGTTTTCCGGCCGCCGCCAGACCGACATCCGAGGGCGTATTGGTCAGCCCCCAGACAAAGGCGGCGACCTGCTTCATCTGGATGGGCTCCAGAACACCGGCAAAGGGCGGCATTTCGGAGGAATGGCTATCCGTATCGCCGTCGAAGCGGATGCCATGAGAGATCGTGGCCTGGATGGCATTCAGATCCCCGCCCCACAGCCAGTCGTCGTCGTTGAGATTCGGAAACCCCGGACCGCCGCTCGCTCCCGATCCATGGCAGGGCGCGCAGTTCACCTTGAAAGCGGATGCGCCGCCAGCGATCGCGAATTTACGAAGAGCAGGATCCGCGTCGATCTCCTCCACTGTCTTGGCAGCGATCAGGTCATGGAACTCCGTCTGCGATGACTTAGCGAGATTGAGGTCCTGCTGCAGCTCGGCGCGCGTTGAATAACCGAGATAGCCGTTAGTGGCGGAAGTGATCATCGGGATGGCCGGGTAAGCGATGGCGTAGCCGATCGCCCAGAGGATCGTCACGTAGAAGGTCCAGATCCACCAGCGCGGCATGGGATTGTTGAGCTCTTGGATGCCGTCCCATTCATGACCCGTCGTTTCGACGCCGCTCAGTTCATCGATATGCTTTTGCGACATCTCAATCGTCCTTCAAGGGAATATCGGCGGCATCTTTGGCCGTCTGCTTGCTACCTGGGCGAAGGGTGAGCATGACCGCGCCGACGAAGAATGCGGCCATTGCCAGGAGGCCCCAGCTGTCGGAGAAGTGTCTCATTGCAGTGTAAGTTTCCATGGA includes the following:
- a CDS encoding cation-translocating P-type ATPase, with the protein product MTCCSMDAESVLGLSATSASAEEVCLASHPLGAGLRQVDLSVPDVHCGGCILTLEKALSALAFVRKARVNLTARRVTCVYQEEIEAKATDPSEILAAITLAGYRAHLITSTAPETDRIRNQLLLAIGVSGFAAANIMMLSVSVWSGADAATRDMFHWISAMIAAPALVYGGRFFFKSAWSGLKRRRTNMDVPISLAVTLSYAVSLWETMHHGEHAWFDASVSLLFFLLIGRTLDHVMREKARAAINGLARLAPRGAQLMMPDGSRHYIPVEEIAVGDNIAIAAGRRIPVDGMIVSGESDVDLSIVTGESSTVAVAAGSALNSGAMNLTGSLVLRATKVARDSLLSEIIGLMEAAEGGRARYRRVADRAAALYSPAVHLLALASFLAWGLLGGDWKQAMLVAVAVLIITCPCALGLAVPVVQVVAAGELFRRGIVVKDGSALERLADADIVAFDKTGTLTMGRPRLVRIDSIAGNRAIVCAMAAHSRHPLSQGLVRDIDISYPFAFDRVTEIAGGGLEAWKGADFYRLGNRAFACGTGLTPAGDTPFSEVVLSKNGVDLARFLFDDTLRPGAAEAFRQLAAAGIETLIVSGDRQAVVDNTARALGIGKALGDLGPKQKVEELQRLGAEGYRVLMVGDGINDAPALAAAQVSMAPATASDVGRQAADLIFFNDRLDAVPEAIAVARRSASLIRQNFALAIGYNVLAVPIAIAGGATPLIAAVAMSTSSIVVVTNALRLNAFGLWSEPLAGGRAEVETT
- a CDS encoding FixH family protein, producing the protein MKTSTQGFTGLHVLLATSAFFAVVIAVNATMAFYAASSWSGIVVENTYVASQEFNTRAAAMKAMAASGVEGALVVKGSQIRYDIHDKAGTPAIIDDVTLNFKRPVGDHEDFRVTLRKTGEGRFEADHQVVAGDWIVEAISRMNGAVVMHEAKRFDTTEFRQ
- the ccoG gene encoding cytochrome c oxidase accessory protein CcoG; amino-acid sequence: MNLYTRPNLNDVDHVRVEPVNARRNRQPLYAPRKKIFPKRAEGPFRRFKWVLMLLTLGTYYLAPWIRWDRGPYAPNQAILVDLASRRFFFFFIEIWPQEFYYVAGLLVMAGFGLFLLTAAVGRAWCGYACPQTVWVDLFLVVERAVEGDRNARMKLDADPFTFDKLRKRVIKHAIWLLIAVATGGAWIFYFADAPSLAASLFDGSAPAAAYATIATLTATTYVLGGLMREQTCTYMCPWPRIQGAMLDENSLVVTYNDWRGEQRSRHGKKAQGLPVGDCVDCNACVAVCPMGIDIRDGQQMECITCALCIDACGGVMDKLGKPHGLIAYATLKEYSSNMSLATDGGRTAIQPSNVRNDDGSFMPAVRNFDWRIIFRRRIVFYGVVWASIGIAMVVHLTFRDRLRLNVIHDRNPQYVLESDGSIRNGYTLRVLNMVPKPRDVTITLVGLEGGTMRIPEFGRQDARSFTAHVEPDAATTLKVFVTRAPDGAEINEFLFVIEDIGQDAGQADRASYRAAFNAPGDVK
- the ccoP gene encoding cytochrome-c oxidase, cbb3-type subunit III, whose translation is MSQKHIDELSGVETTGHEWDGIQELNNPMPRWWIWTFYVTILWAIGYAIAYPAIPMITSATNGYLGYSTRAELQQDLNLAKSSQTEFHDLIAAKTVEEIDADPALRKFAIAGGASAFKVNCAPCHGSGASGGPGFPNLNDDDWLWGGDLNAIQATISHGIRFDGDTDSHSSEMPPFAGVLEPIQMKQVAAFVWGLTNTPSDVGLAAAGKQVFLDNCAPCHGEDAKGKVEMGAPDLADAIWLKSRGEDAILRQVASPKHGVMPAWAARLGDTTVNELTIFVHALGGGM
- a CDS encoding cbb3-type cytochrome c oxidase subunit 3, whose protein sequence is METYTAMRHFSDSWGLLAMAAFFVGAVMLTLRPGSKQTAKDAADIPLKDD